Proteins from a genomic interval of Pseudomonas versuta:
- a CDS encoding MFS transporter, producing MPAQHPSSANSLSVTLQILSIVFYTFVAFICIGLPIAVLPGYVHDQLGFSAVVAGLTIASQYLATLLSRPGAGRLVDSLGTKPAIVLGLTGIAISGALTFLAVMLQEWPLLSLGILIIGRIFLGIAQGLIGVGTIMWSITRVGSEHTARAIGWNGIASYGAIAIGAPLGVVMIEKLGFLSLGAALLLLALLALLLVRNKPSIAVVRGVRMPFWSVFGLIAPYGLGLTLASIGYGTLTTFITLFYIDRGWLGAAYCLSVFGVCFILARLLFTNSINRFGGYSVAIACMTIETVGLVLLWLAPSTGYAMAGAGLTGFGLSLVYPALGVEAVKQVPLSNRGAGLSAYAVFFDLALAIAGPIMGAIALHMGYPWIFFSAAVLSVMGLMLTLGLSRRKA from the coding sequence ATGCCTGCGCAACACCCCTCCTCTGCGAACTCGCTGTCGGTCACGCTGCAAATACTGTCCATCGTGTTTTATACCTTCGTTGCTTTCATCTGCATCGGTTTGCCGATTGCCGTATTGCCGGGCTATGTGCATGACCAACTGGGCTTTAGTGCCGTCGTCGCTGGCCTGACGATCGCGTCGCAATACCTGGCAACCCTGCTCAGCCGTCCTGGCGCAGGGCGGCTGGTCGATAGCCTCGGAACCAAGCCGGCCATTGTTCTGGGCTTGACTGGAATCGCCATCAGCGGCGCCCTTACATTCCTGGCAGTCATGCTTCAGGAGTGGCCATTGTTAAGCTTGGGGATCTTGATCATCGGGCGGATCTTCCTGGGGATCGCCCAGGGGCTGATCGGTGTCGGCACCATTATGTGGAGCATTACCCGGGTCGGCTCCGAACACACCGCCCGGGCCATTGGCTGGAACGGCATCGCATCCTACGGCGCTATCGCCATTGGCGCGCCGCTGGGCGTGGTGATGATCGAAAAACTGGGTTTCCTTAGCCTGGGCGCCGCCTTGTTGCTTCTGGCGTTGCTGGCGTTGCTGCTGGTACGCAACAAACCTTCAATTGCGGTGGTTCGTGGCGTACGCATGCCCTTTTGGTCAGTGTTCGGCCTGATTGCCCCCTATGGCCTCGGCCTGACACTGGCCTCCATTGGCTACGGCACGCTCACCACCTTTATTACCCTGTTTTATATCGACCGCGGCTGGCTCGGCGCAGCGTATTGTCTGTCGGTGTTCGGCGTGTGCTTTATCCTTGCGCGTCTGCTATTCACCAACAGCATCAATCGTTTCGGCGGCTACAGCGTGGCGATCGCCTGCATGACTATCGAAACGGTGGGGCTTGTGTTGCTGTGGCTGGCCCCCTCAACCGGATACGCGATGGCGGGTGCGGGCCTGACGGGCTTTGGTCTGTCACTGGTGTACCCGGCACTTGGGGTTGAGGCGGTCAAGCAGGTTCCGCTGTCCAACCGGGGCGCGGGGTTAAGCGCTTATGCCGTATTTTTCGATCTGGCCCTGGCCATTGCCGGGCCAATCATGGGGGCCATTGCCTTGCACATGGGCTACCCCTGGATCTTTTTCAGCGCCGCCGTGCTGAGTGTTATGGGCTTGATGCTGACGCTAGGACTATCCCGGCGCAAAGCCTGA
- a CDS encoding MmcQ/YjbR family DNA-binding protein: MTKQQVAEFCRRLPGVKEDVKWGGVEVFYIDQSKMFALFNLNSNGLSFKVEKELFLGYVDRPGIRPSPYLARAYWINMQAPYPMGAQELQDLLRRSHQLVVGKLPKIRQIGLLL, from the coding sequence ATGACCAAGCAACAGGTAGCCGAATTCTGCCGCCGCTTGCCCGGAGTGAAAGAGGATGTGAAATGGGGCGGGGTGGAAGTGTTCTACATCGACCAGAGCAAGATGTTTGCCCTGTTCAACCTCAACAGCAACGGCCTGTCGTTCAAGGTCGAGAAAGAGTTGTTCCTGGGCTACGTCGATCGCCCGGGAATACGCCCGTCGCCGTATCTGGCGCGGGCGTACTGGATCAATATGCAGGCCCCCTACCCGATGGGCGCACAAGAGTTACAAGACCTGCTGCGCCGTTCCCACCAGCTGGTGGTCGGCAAGCTGCCGAAAATACGGCAGATCGGCTTGCTCCTCTGA
- a CDS encoding methyl-accepting chemotaxis protein, whose amino-acid sequence MNTLRGLSISRRLWLILIVAVAMLLALGLLMLKQIHDDLYEGKAEKTRHVVQAASGVLKYYHGLETAGSLSREAAQHQALSAISQLRYDHDDYFWINDLRPFMIMHPTNPKLDGKDLSAIKDPDGFAIFNEMAALAKAKGAGMLNYRWPKPGAEAPVQKTSYVQLFEPWGWVIGSGVYIDDMQAEFRTQALRAGSVGLAIALIMAALVTLIARSIVRPLQDAVQAMANIASGESDLTRSLDTHGRDEVTLLAQHFNAFTAKLRNVISHLQATATALEKSSTEMGSDATNAQQRSQQQALQMDQVATAINEVTYAVQEVAKNAEHAAGEMRGAQTQAGLGQQNIDSSLQQIGQLSGTINQAVEVIQALATQSSEIGSVLEVIRSIAEQTNLLALNAAIEAARAGEQGRGFAVVADEVRLLAQRTQKSTAEIQTMIESLHKHSEAAVNVIASSSRASAQTIEQATGAGLSLTNIGQALSKLNDLNASIASATLQQAHVVEDINHNVTLAAGLSQSTAQAAEQSSLASVHLMELSVQLNGLLRQFKV is encoded by the coding sequence ATGAATACCTTACGCGGGTTGTCCATCAGCAGACGCTTGTGGCTGATTTTGATCGTGGCCGTGGCCATGCTGCTGGCGTTGGGTTTATTGATGCTAAAGCAGATACATGACGATCTGTACGAAGGCAAAGCCGAGAAAACCCGGCATGTGGTGCAAGCAGCCAGCGGGGTCCTGAAGTACTACCACGGCCTCGAAACCGCCGGCAGCCTGAGCCGTGAAGCCGCCCAGCATCAGGCCCTGAGCGCGATCAGCCAGTTGCGCTACGACCATGACGACTATTTCTGGATCAATGACCTGCGCCCTTTCATGATCATGCATCCCACCAATCCAAAACTGGATGGCAAAGATCTGTCGGCCATCAAGGACCCTGACGGTTTTGCGATTTTCAATGAGATGGCCGCCCTCGCCAAAGCCAAAGGCGCGGGCATGCTCAACTATCGCTGGCCAAAGCCGGGGGCCGAAGCGCCCGTGCAAAAAACTTCCTATGTGCAACTGTTCGAGCCATGGGGCTGGGTGATCGGCTCCGGCGTCTATATCGATGACATGCAGGCCGAATTCCGCACCCAGGCCTTGAGGGCCGGCTCGGTCGGGCTTGCTATCGCACTGATCATGGCCGCACTGGTGACCCTTATTGCCCGCAGTATCGTGCGCCCGCTGCAGGATGCGGTGCAGGCCATGGCCAATATCGCCAGCGGTGAAAGCGACCTGACCCGTAGCCTGGACACCCACGGCCGGGATGAAGTCACGCTACTGGCACAGCATTTCAATGCCTTTACCGCCAAGCTGCGCAACGTCATCAGTCACCTGCAGGCAACCGCCACGGCACTGGAAAAGTCATCCACTGAAATGGGCAGCGACGCCACGAACGCCCAGCAACGCAGCCAGCAACAAGCCCTGCAAATGGACCAGGTGGCGACAGCCATCAACGAAGTCACCTACGCCGTACAAGAGGTGGCGAAAAACGCCGAACACGCCGCCGGAGAAATGCGCGGTGCCCAGACGCAGGCCGGGCTTGGCCAGCAGAACATCGATAGCAGCCTGCAACAGATCGGGCAGCTGTCCGGCACCATCAATCAGGCGGTCGAAGTGATACAGGCATTGGCCACGCAAAGCAGCGAGATCGGCAGTGTGCTTGAAGTGATCCGCTCGATTGCCGAGCAGACCAACCTGCTGGCGCTGAACGCCGCGATTGAAGCGGCCCGCGCCGGGGAACAGGGCCGTGGTTTTGCGGTAGTGGCGGACGAGGTCCGATTGCTGGCCCAGCGCACGCAAAAATCAACGGCTGAAATCCAGACCATGATTGAAAGCCTGCACAAACACTCAGAAGCGGCAGTCAATGTCATCGCCAGCAGCAGTCGCGCCTCTGCGCAGACCATCGAACAGGCCACCGGGGCCGGGCTCAGCCTGACCAATATTGGCCAGGCCCTGAGCAAGCTCAATGACCTCAATGCGTCCATTGCCAGCGCAACCCTGCAACAGGCGCACGTCGTCGAAGACATCAACCACAACGTGACCCTGGCGGCCGGGCTGTCGCAGAGCACTGCACAGGCGGCCGAGCAATCGAGCCTGGCCAGCGTTCACCTCATGGAACTGAGCGTGCAGCTCAATGGGTTGTTGCGTCAGTTCAAAGTGTGA
- a CDS encoding undecaprenyl-diphosphate phosphatase codes for MDLWTAAQALILGVVEGLTEFLPISSTGHQIIVADLLNFGGERAMAFNIIIQLGAILAVVWEFRRKIIDVVVGLPTQPQARRFTVNLIIAVMPAVVLGVIFADVIHEYLFNPITVATALVIGGVIMLWAERRQHVIRAETVDDMTWKDAVKIGFAQCLAMIPGTSRSGSTIIGGLLFGLSRKAATEFSFFLAMPTMVGAAVYSGYKYRHLFQPDDLPVFAIGFVTSFIFAMIAVRALLKFISNHSYAAFAWYRIAFGLLILATWQFGWINWSAAAA; via the coding sequence ATGGATCTTTGGACTGCCGCACAGGCGTTGATACTTGGTGTAGTAGAAGGCCTTACGGAATTCTTGCCGATCTCAAGTACCGGCCACCAAATCATTGTGGCGGACTTGCTGAACTTCGGCGGCGAGCGCGCCATGGCGTTTAACATCATTATTCAGCTGGGTGCGATCCTGGCCGTGGTCTGGGAGTTTCGCCGCAAGATCATCGACGTTGTCGTCGGCTTGCCGACTCAGCCCCAGGCTCGCCGTTTTACCGTCAACCTGATCATTGCGGTGATGCCGGCAGTGGTGCTGGGGGTGATTTTCGCCGACGTGATTCACGAGTACCTGTTCAACCCTATTACCGTTGCCACTGCATTGGTGATCGGTGGTGTGATCATGCTGTGGGCCGAGCGCCGCCAGCATGTGATCCGCGCTGAAACCGTGGACGACATGACCTGGAAAGACGCGGTAAAAATCGGTTTCGCACAATGCCTGGCCATGATCCCCGGGACTTCGCGTTCAGGCTCAACCATTATTGGTGGCCTGCTGTTCGGCTTGTCGCGCAAGGCGGCTACCGAGTTCTCGTTCTTCCTGGCGATGCCGACCATGGTCGGTGCTGCGGTGTACTCGGGTTACAAATACCGTCACTTGTTCCAGCCGGACGATTTGCCGGTGTTCGCGATTGGTTTTGTGACTTCGTTCATCTTCGCCATGATCGCGGTTCGCGCCTTGCTCAAGTTCATTTCGAACCATAGTTATGCCGCGTTCGCGTGGTACCGGATTGCATTCGGTCTGCTGATCCTGGCGACCTGGCAGTTTGGCTGGATCAACTGGTCGGCTGCCGCTGCGTGA
- a CDS encoding ABC-F family ATPase, whose protein sequence is MISTANITMQFGAKPLFENVSVKFSAGNRYGLIGANGCGKSTFMKILGGDLESSGGQVMLEPNVRLGKLRQDQFAYEEFTVIDTVIMGHEELWKVKAERDRIYSLPEMTEEDGMAVAELETEFAEMDGYTAESRAGELLLGLGIGIEQHNGPMSEVSPGWKLRVLLAQALFSDPEVLLLDEPTNHLDINTIRWLENILTQRNSLMIIISHDRHFLNSVCTHMADLDYGELRLFPGNYDEYMTVATQSREQLLSENAKKKAQINELQSFVSRFSANASKSKQASSRAKQIDKITLAEVKPSSRVSPFIRFEQNKKLHRQAVIVEHMAKGFDGKTLFKDFSFTIEAGERVAIIGPNGIGKTTLLRTLVNELTPDAGTVKWTEAAELGYYAQDHAHDFEDDYTLFDWMGQWTQGEQMVRGTLGRMLFSNDDILKSVKVISGGEQGRMLFGKLILQKPNVLIMDEPTNHLDMESIEALNLALENYPGTLVFVSHDREFVSSLATRIIELSPSGVIDFSGTYDDYLRSQGVVF, encoded by the coding sequence TTGATCTCCACAGCTAACATCACGATGCAGTTCGGCGCAAAGCCGCTATTCGAGAACGTATCCGTAAAATTCAGCGCCGGTAACCGTTATGGTTTGATCGGTGCCAACGGTTGCGGCAAGTCCACCTTCATGAAAATCCTCGGCGGAGACCTTGAGTCGTCCGGCGGTCAGGTCATGCTGGAGCCGAACGTACGTCTGGGTAAATTGCGTCAGGACCAGTTCGCCTACGAAGAATTTACCGTGATCGATACCGTGATCATGGGCCACGAAGAGCTGTGGAAGGTCAAGGCTGAGCGTGACCGCATCTATTCGCTGCCGGAAATGACCGAAGAAGACGGTATGGCCGTGGCCGAACTCGAAACCGAGTTCGCCGAAATGGACGGCTATACCGCTGAATCCCGTGCCGGCGAATTGCTGCTGGGTCTGGGTATCGGTATCGAGCAACACAACGGCCCGATGAGCGAAGTATCGCCAGGCTGGAAATTGCGTGTATTGCTGGCTCAGGCGCTGTTTTCCGATCCTGAAGTTCTGCTGCTCGACGAACCGACCAACCACCTGGATATCAACACTATCCGCTGGCTGGAAAACATTCTGACCCAGCGCAACAGCCTGATGATCATCATCTCCCACGACCGGCACTTCCTGAACAGTGTCTGTACGCACATGGCTGACCTTGACTACGGCGAGCTGCGCCTGTTCCCGGGCAACTATGACGAGTACATGACCGTTGCGACCCAGTCGCGCGAGCAACTGCTGTCGGAAAACGCCAAGAAAAAAGCCCAGATCAACGAGCTGCAATCGTTCGTCAGCCGCTTCTCGGCCAACGCCTCGAAATCCAAGCAAGCCAGCTCCCGTGCCAAGCAGATCGACAAGATCACCCTGGCCGAGGTCAAGCCTTCGAGCCGTGTCAGCCCGTTCATTCGTTTCGAACAGAACAAGAAGCTGCACCGCCAGGCGGTCATCGTCGAGCACATGGCCAAGGGTTTTGACGGCAAGACCCTGTTCAAGGACTTCAGCTTTACCATCGAAGCCGGCGAGCGCGTAGCGATCATTGGCCCGAACGGTATCGGCAAAACCACACTGTTGCGCACCCTGGTCAATGAACTGACCCCGGACGCGGGTACGGTCAAGTGGACTGAAGCCGCTGAGCTGGGCTACTACGCTCAGGATCACGCTCACGACTTCGAAGATGACTACACCCTGTTCGACTGGATGGGCCAGTGGACCCAGGGCGAGCAAATGGTACGTGGCACTCTGGGCCGCATGCTGTTCTCCAACGATGACATCCTCAAGTCGGTGAAAGTCATCTCCGGTGGTGAGCAAGGTCGCATGCTGTTCGGCAAGCTGATCCTGCAAAAGCCGAACGTGCTGATCATGGACGAACCGACCAACCACTTGGACATGGAATCCATCGAAGCACTGAACCTGGCGCTCGAGAACTACCCTGGCACTCTGGTCTTCGTCAGCCATGACCGTGAGTTCGTATCCTCGCTGGCCACCCGTATTATCGAGCTGAGCCCAAGCGGCGTGATCGACTTCAGCGGTACTTACGATGACTACCTGCGCAGCCAGGGCGTTGTGTTCTGA
- a CDS encoding FMN-dependent NADH-azoreductase, whose translation MKLLHIDSSILGDNSASRQLSREVVKAWQAAEPGVEVSYRDLASEAIDHFSAATLVAAGTPAELRDAAQKHEAELSAATLAQFLEADAVVIAAPMYNFTIPTQLKAWIDRIAVAGQTFRYTEAGPQGLCGNKKVIVVSTSGGIHAGQATGAAHEDYLKVMLGFLGITDIEFVRAHGLAYGDEVRSKAMNDAQAQIKQDLFSAA comes from the coding sequence ATGAAACTTTTGCATATCGATTCGAGCATTTTGGGCGACAACTCGGCTTCGCGTCAGTTGAGCCGTGAAGTGGTTAAAGCCTGGCAGGCAGCAGAGCCAGGCGTTGAAGTGAGCTATCGCGACCTGGCCAGTGAAGCCATTGATCATTTCTCGGCTGCGACACTGGTGGCCGCCGGCACACCGGCCGAATTGCGCGATGCTGCGCAAAAACACGAAGCCGAATTGAGCGCTGCCACCCTGGCACAATTTCTGGAAGCGGACGCAGTGGTCATTGCCGCACCGATGTACAACTTCACCATTCCAACTCAACTCAAGGCCTGGATCGACCGTATCGCGGTAGCCGGCCAGACGTTCCGTTACACCGAAGCCGGACCGCAGGGCCTGTGCGGCAACAAGAAAGTCATCGTGGTTTCGACTTCCGGCGGCATACACGCCGGGCAAGCGACTGGCGCAGCCCACGAAGACTATCTGAAGGTGATGCTGGGTTTCCTGGGGATCACCGATATTGAATTTGTGCGTGCCCATGGCCTTGCATATGGTGATGAAGTTCGCAGCAAAGCCATGAACGATGCCCAGGCCCAAATTAAGCAGGATCTGTTCAGCGCGGCGTAA
- a CDS encoding GGDEF domain-containing protein gives MFYLERLPCPVLITTCNGHVQQTNQDFKRLVKPEDGDNMDHYFPPACRIFLQTHAWPLLLKNGEFNELYMQLLAADGQLIPVMTNARISDVEGKRIVIWLFFVAKERQRFEAVLLKARHDAQETAIKLAEVNTDLKHANAQLSQYATEARTEAEQFAHLSLTDPLTGLGNRRALSLDIEQWVHCASVESTGSLLLIDIDFFKQVNDRFGHAEGDKTLRKLAQQLLDSVRTQDTVIRHGGEEFAVWLPNSDKEGAKLTAKRVHDHISRVQVAGQHITVSIGISSRALNEKETETFLEQLLAQADTALYEAKAHGRNRTVCFSELEPPPFNYKPRLVNTIYSVRKMT, from the coding sequence TTGTTCTACCTTGAACGCTTGCCCTGCCCCGTACTGATCACAACCTGTAATGGTCACGTGCAGCAGACCAATCAAGACTTCAAACGACTGGTGAAGCCTGAAGACGGCGACAACATGGACCACTACTTTCCTCCCGCCTGCCGTATTTTTCTTCAGACCCATGCCTGGCCTTTGCTGCTGAAAAATGGAGAGTTTAATGAGCTCTACATGCAACTATTGGCCGCCGACGGGCAACTGATACCGGTGATGACTAACGCGCGGATAAGTGACGTCGAGGGCAAACGTATAGTGATCTGGCTTTTCTTCGTGGCCAAAGAACGGCAACGCTTCGAGGCCGTACTATTAAAAGCACGGCATGATGCTCAAGAGACAGCAATCAAACTGGCCGAAGTGAACACTGATCTAAAGCATGCCAATGCTCAACTCTCCCAATATGCGACAGAGGCAAGAACAGAAGCAGAGCAGTTCGCACATCTGAGCCTTACTGATCCGTTAACAGGTTTGGGAAACCGGCGTGCACTTTCGCTAGATATCGAACAGTGGGTGCACTGCGCAAGCGTTGAGTCAACAGGGAGCTTGCTACTCATAGACATTGATTTTTTTAAACAGGTCAACGACCGCTTCGGACATGCAGAGGGCGACAAGACTCTGCGTAAGTTGGCTCAACAGCTATTAGACAGTGTTCGCACTCAAGACACCGTCATTCGCCATGGCGGCGAGGAGTTTGCGGTGTGGTTACCCAACTCAGACAAAGAAGGCGCGAAACTTACGGCCAAACGAGTGCATGATCATATTTCACGGGTTCAGGTGGCCGGCCAACACATCACTGTAAGTATTGGTATTTCAAGCCGGGCGCTAAATGAAAAAGAAACCGAAACCTTTCTCGAGCAGTTGCTCGCACAGGCAGATACTGCGCTTTATGAAGCCAAAGCACATGGGCGTAACCGCACCGTTTGTTTTTCTGAACTTGAGCCTCCACCGTTCAACTATAAACCCAGATTGGTAAACACTATTTATTCAGTTAGAAAAATGACATGA
- a CDS encoding DUF1294 domain-containing protein, producing the protein MRKTLKNRPEPEKNSAPIRGLKVKLLVFALLCALPLGGSVSLLLTGISRVPLLIYAVASALAFGLYWYDKQQAKSGQWRTPEKVLHGVELLGGWPGALVAQQMFRHKTRKLSYQLWFWLIVAAHQALWIDVLFLKVTFLDL; encoded by the coding sequence GTGAGAAAAACGCTAAAAAATCGCCCTGAGCCTGAGAAAAACAGCGCCCCGATTCGTGGTCTGAAGGTCAAGTTGCTGGTGTTTGCACTGCTGTGCGCGCTGCCTCTGGGCGGTTCGGTGAGCCTGTTGCTCACCGGCATCAGCCGCGTACCGTTATTGATCTATGCAGTGGCAAGCGCTCTGGCGTTTGGCCTGTACTGGTACGACAAGCAACAGGCCAAAAGCGGTCAGTGGCGTACCCCGGAGAAGGTCTTGCACGGGGTCGAACTACTGGGCGGCTGGCCCGGCGCACTGGTGGCGCAACAGATGTTTCGCCACAAAACCCGCAAGTTGTCCTATCAGCTGTGGTTCTGGCTGATCGTGGCTGCACATCAGGCGCTGTGGATTGATGTGCTGTTCCTGAAGGTCACTTTTCTGGACCTGTAA
- a CDS encoding LysR substrate-binding domain-containing protein, with amino-acid sequence MQDLNDLYYFAKVVEAGGFAAAGRLLGIPKSRLSRRVAELEERLGARLLQRTTRQLKLTAVGERYLSHCQAMLLQAEMADEAVASMSSEPRGRLRVSCPVGLAHEFMPEVISSFLSAYPHVQLEMILLNRRVDLITEGIDVALRVRELGDEDPLLVTRRLRQAQTAMVASPAFARQWPINSPDDLKHVPLLGALEADRMVHLRMLDEQGKACDLVLEARLGIDDFVVRKACALSGLGFTVLPMMYCEQELQSGQLVQLLPKWSLPGGWLHAVYPHRRGVMPAVRAWIEHLAESFNRCGDKLL; translated from the coding sequence ATGCAAGATCTTAACGACCTGTATTACTTCGCCAAGGTTGTCGAAGCCGGTGGTTTCGCCGCCGCCGGCCGCTTGCTCGGCATCCCGAAATCTCGCCTGTCGCGACGTGTCGCCGAACTCGAAGAACGTCTCGGGGCCCGCCTGCTGCAGCGCACCACGCGCCAGTTGAAGCTGACCGCCGTCGGCGAACGATATTTGAGCCATTGCCAGGCCATGTTGCTGCAGGCCGAGATGGCCGATGAGGCTGTCGCCAGCATGTCCAGCGAACCGCGGGGGCGCTTGCGCGTGTCCTGCCCCGTCGGACTGGCCCATGAATTCATGCCCGAGGTCATCAGCTCCTTTCTGAGTGCCTACCCCCACGTACAGCTGGAAATGATCCTGCTCAACCGGCGCGTCGACTTGATCACCGAAGGCATTGACGTGGCCTTGCGTGTGCGTGAACTGGGGGATGAAGACCCGCTGCTGGTCACGCGCCGCTTACGCCAGGCGCAAACGGCAATGGTTGCCAGCCCGGCGTTTGCGCGCCAGTGGCCGATCAACAGCCCTGACGACCTGAAACACGTACCGCTGCTGGGTGCACTTGAAGCGGACCGCATGGTGCATCTGCGCATGCTCGATGAACAGGGCAAAGCCTGCGATCTTGTACTGGAAGCACGGCTTGGCATAGATGATTTTGTAGTCCGCAAAGCCTGTGCACTGTCCGGCCTGGGCTTTACCGTGCTGCCCATGATGTATTGCGAGCAGGAACTGCAAAGTGGCCAGCTGGTGCAGCTGCTGCCCAAGTGGTCACTGCCCGGGGGCTGGCTGCATGCCGTGTACCCGCATCGACGCGGGGTGATGCCGGCCGTACGGGCCTGGATCGAACACCTGGCCGAATCATTCAACCGCTGTGGAGACAAACTGCTATGA
- a CDS encoding alpha/beta hydrolase family protein gives MMRLWAVLFFLLAACPILVRAEPVNHWSVGFHRLSFLDPLDEQPMGAIAFYPSSDAEGISKIGGYEIEATEEAKIAMGHYPLLLLSHGNTGTPLALHDLATSLARKGFVVVAVLHPGDNYKDHSRLGTLSNLYGRPMQISAAISATLADPELSVYVHDDEVGVIGYSAGGETALILAGAQPDLDRLRRYCQERPDDHDACTTKGELIADRDDLEPVADPRVRALLLMAPLSLMFGRETLADVHVPVLLYSGQDDKLVYPDKNADALARKLPVEPEFKVIPGAGHFVFMAPCTDVQKAVMPGLCTDPQGVDREDIHRDLIYEAGRFFSKTLESSPVTRTASTAQ, from the coding sequence ATGATGCGTCTATGGGCAGTACTGTTTTTTTTGTTGGCAGCTTGCCCCATCCTGGTGCGGGCCGAGCCTGTCAATCACTGGAGTGTGGGTTTTCATCGCCTGAGTTTCCTCGACCCGCTGGATGAGCAGCCGATGGGTGCCATTGCCTTTTATCCGTCCAGTGATGCCGAGGGGATAAGCAAAATTGGCGGTTATGAGATCGAGGCGACCGAGGAGGCAAAAATCGCCATGGGGCATTACCCGTTGTTGCTGTTGTCCCATGGCAACACGGGGACGCCGCTGGCCTTGCACGATCTGGCTACATCGCTGGCGCGCAAGGGGTTTGTGGTGGTGGCGGTACTGCACCCCGGAGACAACTACAAAGACCACAGCCGTTTGGGCACCTTGAGTAATCTTTACGGCCGGCCCATGCAGATTTCGGCGGCAATCAGCGCGACGCTGGCCGATCCCGAACTCTCGGTGTATGTGCATGATGATGAAGTGGGGGTCATCGGCTATTCGGCAGGCGGCGAAACAGCCTTGATTCTGGCCGGTGCCCAGCCCGATCTGGACCGTCTGCGCCGTTACTGCCAGGAACGACCGGATGATCATGATGCGTGCACCACGAAGGGCGAGTTGATCGCGGACCGCGATGATCTGGAGCCCGTCGCCGATCCACGGGTGCGTGCATTGTTATTGATGGCACCGTTGAGCCTGATGTTCGGCCGTGAAACCCTGGCGGATGTCCATGTGCCCGTACTGCTCTACAGCGGCCAGGACGACAAACTGGTGTATCCCGATAAAAATGCGGATGCATTGGCGCGCAAACTGCCGGTAGAACCTGAGTTCAAAGTTATTCCCGGCGCCGGGCATTTCGTGTTCATGGCGCCGTGTACTGATGTACAAAAAGCGGTAATGCCCGGGTTGTGCACGGACCCGCAAGGGGTTGACCGTGAGGACATCCATCGCGATCTGATTTACGAAGCGGGCCGGTTTTTCAGCAAGACCCTGGAGTCTTCGCCGGTGACAAGAACCGCCTCGACGGCTCAGTAA